A region from the Silene latifolia isolate original U9 population unplaced genomic scaffold, ASM4854445v1 scaffold_357, whole genome shotgun sequence genome encodes:
- the LOC141639370 gene encoding uncharacterized protein LOC141639370 has product MEKSEPSLVPEWLRSKGGGGGVSNHFVSSQAERRSSSNSQRSSSSNGSSIRHDKNPYSRSYSSFTRNQGSKDGEKLDDGDTWGFDYSDPLTNITGGRSGKGSLGRSKSMVSGRAVESFQRRPVSDLRTRSNNINSNGNESFSVSSGSVDTQASFETKFPLFKSDERSTTPDIIRVPSPGLTKGVQGLSIKNPPLLGSERWTSPLVKVPVGVTRSNIVSSPDGLQQSCGASNDPSAMVSVSSSGAAGSNVSNVTEALVQAPVRSLSVPQAHRSEELSFVGNKKLIPMTPSMPQKMVLNPSDKLKPKTAARSNDGVTGPKNGSQQIASAQLGGQAVANGPSTGVPSLNSVPFKNANNIKHPVTDRKAAGYSLNAKPVVDKRMSQAQLRSRNDFLNLMRKKSLASSSADVDTRTVVSSSMENLVESKDTACSSVVLSETGEGKCNGDACKL; this is encoded by the exons ATGGAAAAAAGTGAACCTAGTTTAGTTCCGGAGTGGCTGAGAAGCaaaggaggtggtggtggtgtgaGCAACCATTTTGTATCATCGCAAGCAG AAAGGAGGTCTTCAAGCAATTCTCAAAGAAGCTCTAGCAGCAATGGCTCGTCTATTAGGCATGATAAAAACCCCTACTCGCGTTCGTATAGCAGTTTTACTAGAAATCAAGGTAGCAAAGATGGGGAAAAGCTAGATGATGGTGATACTTGGGGTTTTGACTATTCTGATCCCTTGACAAATATTACTGGTGGGAGGTCTGGGAAGGGCTCTTTAGGACGTTCAAAGTCCATGGTTTCTGGGAGGGCTGTTGAGTCTTTTCAGCGTAGACCTGTCTCTGATCTGAGGACCCGGAGCAATAATATTAACAGCAATGGGAATGAATCCTTTTCTGTTAGTAGTGGCTCCGTTGACACTCAGGCGTCATTTGAAACAAAGTTTCCATTGTTTAAATCTGATGAGAGAAGTACGACGCCTGATATAATCAGAGTTCCTTCACCTGGACTGACCAAGGGTGTTCAAGGTTTGTCCATTAAGAACCCGCCCTTGCTGGGCAGTGAGAGGTGGACATCTCCTCTTGTGAAAGTGCCTGTAGGAGTTACGCGAAGCAATATTGTTAGTTCTCCAGATGGGCTTCAACAATCTTGTGGTGCTTCTAATGATCCATCTGCAATGGTTTCTGTTTCATCATCTGGTGCTGCTGGCTCGAATGTGTCTAACGTGACTGAAGCATTGGTTCAGGCTCCTGTGCGATCCCTCAGTGTTCCACAG GCACATAGGTCTGAGGAATTAAGTTTTGTGGGCAACAAGAAGCTGATACCTATGACTCCCTCAATGCCTCAAAAAATG GTACTTAATCCATCCGATAAGCTGAAACCTAAGACAGCTGCAAGGTCCAATGATGGTGTAACTGGGCCTAAGAATGGGTCACAACAAATTGCTTCTGCACAACTTGGGGGTCAAGCAGTTGCAAACGGCCCATCCACTGGCGTTCCTTCACTCAACTCTGTTCCTTTTAAgaatgcaaacaatataaaacaTCCCGTCACTGATCGAAAGGCCGCTGGTTATAGTTTGAATGCGAAACCCGTGGTAGATAAGCGGATGTCCCAGGCCCAGCTTCGCAGTCGGAATGATTTCCTTAACTTGATGAGGAAGAAATCTCTGGCCAGCTCATCTGCAGATGTGGATACTCGTACAGTTGTTTCCTCTAGTATGGAGAATTTAGTTGAAAGTAAGGATACAGCTTGCAGTTCAGTTGTACTCTCTGAGACTGGTGAGGGGAAATGTAATGGTGATGCTTGTAAATTGTGA
- the LOC141639366 gene encoding uncharacterized protein LOC141639366 isoform X1, with amino-acid sequence MHAMERSEPSLVPEWLRSNGGGGSIHHFASSQADGPVLALPINRSSKSINNSDSLHSPLLGCSSPSNSRRSSNGNGFSKHDKNSYARSYSSFSRSHRDRDRERSTIGETWDSEYSDPLRGMIRGKVEDPLRRSKSLISRKQGEAPQQRSPTDMRNGVHKNHDNGTYSVGGSATGTNKGSFERDFPELRAEERPKTPDIVRVLSPGLSRGIQSFSIGNPPSVGGEVWTSALAEAPTGPGSNSGGGSISSTAAAAAASSSSASVSTNTLLGLNMAETLVQAPAQSHNAPQPSAQLQKEELALAQSKKLIPVTPLLTKTTALISSDKLKPKTTMRSTETSGTPKNGVHHLAPLQLGSQPVRGASVRGDDPKSPSGKLLVLKPGRENGVSSGLKDLQIPTTNNNIRVANGHSTGSPSKNMSNPRILPGVDKRTSRSNFFKLVREKSLNNTSGSIGSGASASLDVIDKLEKEVKELDCIQVTPDKTGSELNCNGEACTVSDDLSPSMKIDDEEERAFLLSLGWEDNAEDGEEGLTNKEIEAFYNEVMKQGATSRLCRLLQAKLFSQAGCSSSNEPNTSVSQTEA; translated from the exons ATGCACGCCATGGAAAGAAGTGAACCTAGTTTAGTTCCAGAATGGTTGAGAAGTAATGGAGGTGGCGGTTCAATTCACCATTTTGCATCTTCACAAGCAG ATGGCCCTGTCTTGGCCTTGCCGATAAATAGATCTTCGAAGAGTATCAACAATTCTGATTCCTTGCACTCTCCTCTTCTAGGTTGTAGTAGTCCATCTAATTCTAGGAGAAGTTCAAATGGTAATGGGTTTAGTAAGCATGACAAGAACTCCTATGCAAGGTCCTACAGTAGTTTTTCCAGAAGTCATCGTGATAGGGATAGAGAAAGGTCAACAATTGGTGAAACTTGGGATTCGGAATACTCTGATCCTTTGAGGGGAATGATTAGGGGAAAAGTTGAGGATCCATTAAGACGTTCCAAGTCATTGATTTCAAGGAAACAGGGTGAGGCGCCACAGCAAAGGAGTCCTACAGATATGAGAAATGGCGTCCATAAGAATCATGATAACGGAACTTACTCTGTTGGTGGCAGTGCTACTGGCACAAATAAGGGGTCATTTGAAAGGGATTTTCCCGAGCTTCGGGCTGAAGAGAGGCCTAAAACCCCAGATATTGTAAGAGTGTTATCTCCTGGCTTGAGTCGCGGTATCCAAAGCTTTTCCATTGGTAACCCACCATCAGTTGGCGGTGAAGTTTGGACTTCTGCTCTCGCTGAGGCGCCCACTGGTCCTGGAAGCAACAGTGGTGGTGGATCCATATCTtctactgctgctgctgctgctgctagtTCTAGTTCAGCGTCAGTTTCGACAAACACTTTACTTGGTCTTAATATGGCAGAAACATTAGTGCAGGCACCTGCACAATCTCATAATGCTCCACAG CCGTCTGCTCAGTTGCAGAAAGAAGAGTTGGCTCTTGCACAATCCAAGAAGTTGATTCCTGTGACACCATTGTTGACTAAAACTACA GCTCTTATTTCATCCGATAAATTGAAGCCCAAGACAACTATGAGATCCACTGAAACTTCAGGTACCCCAAAGAACGGGGTACATCATCTGGCACCTTTACAGCTTGGCAGTCAACCTGTTCGTGGGGCCAGTGTCAGAGGAGATGATCCAAAGTCTCCTTCTGGCAAGCTGCTGGTACTTAAGCCTGGACGGGAGAACGGTGTTTCCTCTGGCTTGAAGGATCTTCAGATTCCAACCACTAACAATAATATCAGAGTTGCTAATGGTCATTCTACTGGCTCTCCATCAAAGAACATGTCAAACCCAAGAATTTTGCCTGGTGTTGATAAGCGAACCTCTCGCAGTAACTTTTTTAAACTTGTGAGAGAGAAATCCCTGAACAATACTTCGGGATCCATTGGTTCTGGAGCTTCTGCCTCGTTGGATGTGATAGACAAGCTGGAAAAAGAAGTAAAGGAGCTGGATTGCATTCAAGTGACTCCTGATAAAACTGGAAGTGAGTTGAATTGTAATGGCGAAGCATGTACAGTGTCTGATGATTTGTCTCCCTCTATGAAAATTGATGACGAAGAAGAGAGAGCGTTTTTACTTTCTCTTGGGTGGGAGGATAACGCGGAGGATGGTGAAGAAGGGCTTACAAACAAAGAGATAGAGGCCTTCTATAATGAA GTCATGAAGCAGGGAGCAACTTCCAGACTGTGTCGTCTCCTACAGGCAAAGCTATTTTCACAAGCTGGATGCTCTTCTTCTAATGAACCAAACACATCTGTTTCTCAGACAGAAGCTTGA
- the LOC141639366 gene encoding uncharacterized protein LOC141639366 isoform X2 has protein sequence MHAMERSEPSLVPEWLRSNGGGGSIHHFASSQAGCSSPSNSRRSSNGNGFSKHDKNSYARSYSSFSRSHRDRDRERSTIGETWDSEYSDPLRGMIRGKVEDPLRRSKSLISRKQGEAPQQRSPTDMRNGVHKNHDNGTYSVGGSATGTNKGSFERDFPELRAEERPKTPDIVRVLSPGLSRGIQSFSIGNPPSVGGEVWTSALAEAPTGPGSNSGGGSISSTAAAAAASSSSASVSTNTLLGLNMAETLVQAPAQSHNAPQPSAQLQKEELALAQSKKLIPVTPLLTKTTALISSDKLKPKTTMRSTETSGTPKNGVHHLAPLQLGSQPVRGASVRGDDPKSPSGKLLVLKPGRENGVSSGLKDLQIPTTNNNIRVANGHSTGSPSKNMSNPRILPGVDKRTSRSNFFKLVREKSLNNTSGSIGSGASASLDVIDKLEKEVKELDCIQVTPDKTGSELNCNGEACTVSDDLSPSMKIDDEEERAFLLSLGWEDNAEDGEEGLTNKEIEAFYNEVMKQGATSRLCRLLQAKLFSQAGCSSSNEPNTSVSQTEA, from the exons ATGCACGCCATGGAAAGAAGTGAACCTAGTTTAGTTCCAGAATGGTTGAGAAGTAATGGAGGTGGCGGTTCAATTCACCATTTTGCATCTTCACAAGCAG GTTGTAGTAGTCCATCTAATTCTAGGAGAAGTTCAAATGGTAATGGGTTTAGTAAGCATGACAAGAACTCCTATGCAAGGTCCTACAGTAGTTTTTCCAGAAGTCATCGTGATAGGGATAGAGAAAGGTCAACAATTGGTGAAACTTGGGATTCGGAATACTCTGATCCTTTGAGGGGAATGATTAGGGGAAAAGTTGAGGATCCATTAAGACGTTCCAAGTCATTGATTTCAAGGAAACAGGGTGAGGCGCCACAGCAAAGGAGTCCTACAGATATGAGAAATGGCGTCCATAAGAATCATGATAACGGAACTTACTCTGTTGGTGGCAGTGCTACTGGCACAAATAAGGGGTCATTTGAAAGGGATTTTCCCGAGCTTCGGGCTGAAGAGAGGCCTAAAACCCCAGATATTGTAAGAGTGTTATCTCCTGGCTTGAGTCGCGGTATCCAAAGCTTTTCCATTGGTAACCCACCATCAGTTGGCGGTGAAGTTTGGACTTCTGCTCTCGCTGAGGCGCCCACTGGTCCTGGAAGCAACAGTGGTGGTGGATCCATATCTtctactgctgctgctgctgctgctagtTCTAGTTCAGCGTCAGTTTCGACAAACACTTTACTTGGTCTTAATATGGCAGAAACATTAGTGCAGGCACCTGCACAATCTCATAATGCTCCACAG CCGTCTGCTCAGTTGCAGAAAGAAGAGTTGGCTCTTGCACAATCCAAGAAGTTGATTCCTGTGACACCATTGTTGACTAAAACTACA GCTCTTATTTCATCCGATAAATTGAAGCCCAAGACAACTATGAGATCCACTGAAACTTCAGGTACCCCAAAGAACGGGGTACATCATCTGGCACCTTTACAGCTTGGCAGTCAACCTGTTCGTGGGGCCAGTGTCAGAGGAGATGATCCAAAGTCTCCTTCTGGCAAGCTGCTGGTACTTAAGCCTGGACGGGAGAACGGTGTTTCCTCTGGCTTGAAGGATCTTCAGATTCCAACCACTAACAATAATATCAGAGTTGCTAATGGTCATTCTACTGGCTCTCCATCAAAGAACATGTCAAACCCAAGAATTTTGCCTGGTGTTGATAAGCGAACCTCTCGCAGTAACTTTTTTAAACTTGTGAGAGAGAAATCCCTGAACAATACTTCGGGATCCATTGGTTCTGGAGCTTCTGCCTCGTTGGATGTGATAGACAAGCTGGAAAAAGAAGTAAAGGAGCTGGATTGCATTCAAGTGACTCCTGATAAAACTGGAAGTGAGTTGAATTGTAATGGCGAAGCATGTACAGTGTCTGATGATTTGTCTCCCTCTATGAAAATTGATGACGAAGAAGAGAGAGCGTTTTTACTTTCTCTTGGGTGGGAGGATAACGCGGAGGATGGTGAAGAAGGGCTTACAAACAAAGAGATAGAGGCCTTCTATAATGAA GTCATGAAGCAGGGAGCAACTTCCAGACTGTGTCGTCTCCTACAGGCAAAGCTATTTTCACAAGCTGGATGCTCTTCTTCTAATGAACCAAACACATCTGTTTCTCAGACAGAAGCTTGA